A single Thunnus thynnus chromosome 6, fThuThy2.1, whole genome shotgun sequence DNA region contains:
- the sarnp gene encoding SAP domain-containing ribonucleoprotein, which yields MAEVIELQKLKLAELRQECEARGLDTKGNKGELIARLQAYLDEHEEDVDVDDVLGEDTEDYAKVESAENEKEDKNSESTESELNAEKKVVKISPPTTATERLQKRAERFSLPASAESKKAIRAARFGLPNDASSPSPGLVANSKAPVSTDQLKKRAERFGMNVSSISQKIEEDEKLKKRKERFGILTSAGPAAAADVEAKKMKRAERFGKV from the exons ATGGCTGAAGTCATAGAGCTACAGAAGCTGAAG CTCGCTGAGCTGAGGCAGGAGTGTGAGGCTCGAGGTCTGGACACCAAGGGAAACAAAGGGGAGCTCATCGCCCGGCTGCAAGCCTATCTGGACGAGCACG AGGAAGATGTGGACGTAGATGACGTGCTCGGAGAGGATACAGAG GACTACGCTAAAGTCGAGAGTGCCgaaaatgaaaaggaagacAAGAATTCTGAATCTACTGAGAGCGAGCT aaatGCTGAAAAGAAGGTGGTGAAAATAAGTCCTCCAACAACTGCCACTGAA AGACTACAGAAGAGGGCTGAACGTTTCAGCCTGCCCGCATCCGCCGAAAGCAAGAAGGCCATACGTGCAGCGAG GTTCGGTTTACCCAACGATGCTTCAAGTCCCTCTCCAG GTCTCGTTGCAAACAGTAAAGCTCCT GTGTCTACCGATCAGCTGAAGAAGAGAGCAGAAAGATTTGGCATGAACGTTTCATCCATTTCacaaaag ATCGAAGAGgatgaaaagctgaaaaaaaggaaggagaggTTCGGGATCTTAACAAGCGCAGgaccagctgctgcagctgatgtCGAG gcaaAGAAAATGAAGCGCGCTGAAAGATTTGGAAAagtgtaa
- the ccnt1 gene encoding cyclin-T1 isoform X1: MAASFRSLPASCNNKWYYTRQQIDNSPSRRAGLDPDKELSYRQQAANLLQDMGQRLNVSQLTINTAIVYMHRFYMVQSFTRFHRNVISPAALFLAAKVEEQPRKLEHVIKVAHACLNPQEPSPDVRSDAYLQQAQDLVILESIILQTLAFEITIDHPHTHVVKCTQLVRVVPASKDLAQTSYFMATNSLHLTTFCLQYSPPVVACVCIHLACKWSNWEIPVSTDGKHWWEYVDPTVTLELLDELTHEFLQILEKTPSRLKRIRNWKAGGQTPKVKPKVQEEGDQRDTMMSMISMASSESTVAGLMSLSAPPSASSSSSVGDKDRSTPGSAATWSGKSQGGAEQQQQQQPQQQQQQTNHEVHAPAKVSLSEYRAKNADVLAAQKRKLENMEASVKRDYANAAQALIGQQQRKEKQQQHHHQQSSSSSSDMSNPSPIILKIPLEKERHDRSSLKMRFPLAGGGGGGSSGHSGSARGQDQDIKVRIRVPEKQRGSSGEEGKSRDKHRERSNHHHHHHHHHHHSSSSGTSMSSSHKHSSSSSGALGSSKKVPSDSSRTSSSSSSASRKRTHSQDPSAGSHQASKVSKSSRNPYQLPSLSSSSGQTLGTHGPDILPALGLPHHQGSFSHSKSDKTDTNGHSATGGAQSNEYQDTFEMLNSLLSAQGVQPSQPSMFDYRSQYGDYRYSGGSRGSNSRPPPLPSDPPPPLPPLPK, from the exons ATGGCGGCTTCGTTTCGTTCTCTCCCTGCAAGCTGTAATAACAAATGGTACTACACCCGGCAACAGATCGACAACAGCCCATCTCGGCGAGCTGGACTTGATCCCGACAAGGAACTGTCCTACAGGCAACAGGCGGCCAACCTGCTCCAGGACATGGGACAACGACTCAACGT GTCCCAGCTCACAATAAACACAGCCATTGTCTACATGCATCGATTCTACATGGTCCAGTCATTCACCAGATTTCACAGaaat GTCATTTCTCCTGCCGCTCTCTTCCTCGCTGCGAAGGTTGAGGAGCAACCCCGAAAGCTGGAACATGTTATCAAGGTGGCTCATGCTTGCCTCAATCCTCAGGAGCCTTCACCAGATGTACGCAGTGAT GCTTACCTGCAACAAGCCCAAGACCTGGTCATTCTTGAGAGCATAATACTCCAGACCTTGG CTTTTGAAATCACCATCGACCATCCACACACTCATGTCGTCAAGTGCACTCAGCTTGTCAGA GTTGTTCCAGCGAGTAAGGATCTGGCTCAGACATCATACTTCATGGCAACCAACAG TCTGCACCTGACCACGTTCTGCCTGCAGTACAGTCCTCCCGTCGTGGCCTGTGTGTGCATCCACCTCGCCTGCAAGTGGTCCAACTGGGAGATCCCCGTGTCTACAGATGGCAAACACTGGTGGGAATATGTTGATCCCACGGTTACCCTTGAGCTGCTGGACG AGCTCACACATGAGTTCCTGCAGATTCTGGAGAAAACACCCAGTCGGTTGAAACGGATTCGCAACTGGAAG GCTGGAGGTCAGACACCAAAAGTCAAGCCAAAGGTCCAGGAGGAGGGCGACCAGAGGGACACCATGATGAGCATGATCTCCATGGCCTCATCGGAGAGCACTGTGGCAGGCCTGATGAGCCTCTCAGCTCCACCTTCcgcctcttcttcctcatctgtGGGCGACAAGGACAGAAGTACGCCTGGCAGTGCTGCGACTTGGAGTGGTAAAAGTCAGGGTGGAGctgagcaacagcagcagcaacaaccgcagcagcagcagcagcagaccaATCATGAGGTCCACGCCCCGGCTAAGGTGTCACTGAGTGAGTATCGTGCCAAGAACGCAGACGTCTTGGCCGCCCAGAAGCGGAAGCTGGAGAACATGGAAGCCAGCGTGAAGAGGGACTACGCCAACGCCGCCCAGGCTCTCATCggtcagcagcagaggaaggagaagcagcagcagcatcatcacCAGCagtccagctcctcctcctctgacatGTCCAACCCGTCACCCATTATTCTGAAAATCCCTCTGGAGAAGGAGAGGCATGACAGGAGCTCTTTGAAAATGCGTTTCCCCCTAGccggcggaggaggaggaggaagcagcgGGCACAGCGGCAGCGCCCGAGGTCAGGACCAGGATATCAAAGTCAGAATACGAGTGCCTGAGAAGCAAAGAGGGAGCTCAGGAGAGGAGGGCAAGAGCAGGGACAAGCACAGGGAACGGTCtaaccaccaccatcaccatcatcaccaccaccaccattcATCCTCTAGCGGCACCTCAATGTCTTCTTCACATAAACACTCATCTAGTTCCAGCGGGGCGTTAGGAAGCAGCAAAAAAGTCCCCAGTGACTCCTCTAGAACGagctcttcatcctcttccGCCTCACGCAAGAGGACACACTCCCAAGATCCCTCAGCAGGATCTCACCAAGCCTCTAAAGTCAGCAAGTCCTCTAGGAATCCCTACCAGCTACCGTCCCTGTCTTCCTCCTCCGGGCAAACACTGGGGACGCACGGTCCCGACATCCTCCCCGCCCTGGGCCTTCCCCACCACCAAGGGAGCTTTTCGCACTCCAAAAGTGACAAGACAGACACTAACGGACACAGCGCGACAGGCGGAGCCCAGTCGAACGAGTACCAGGACACTTTTGAAATGCTAAACTCGCTTCTGAGCGCGCAGGGGGTGCAGCCGTCCCAGCCGTCCATGTTTGACTACAGATCCCAATACGGGGACTACCGGTACAGCGGCGGCTCCAGAGGGAGCAACTCCAGGCCCCCGCCCCTGCCTTCAGACCCGCCTCCCCCACTGCCGCCACTACCCAAATGA
- the ccnt1 gene encoding cyclin-T1 isoform X2, giving the protein MAASFRSLPASCNNKWYYTRQQIDNSPSRRAGLDPDKELSYRQQAANLLQDMGQRLNVSQLTINTAIVYMHRFYMVQSFTRFHRNVISPAALFLAAKVEEQPRKLEHVIKVAHACLNPQEPSPDVRSDAYLQQAQDLVILESIILQTLAFEITIDHPHTHVVKCTQLVRASKDLAQTSYFMATNSLHLTTFCLQYSPPVVACVCIHLACKWSNWEIPVSTDGKHWWEYVDPTVTLELLDELTHEFLQILEKTPSRLKRIRNWKAGGQTPKVKPKVQEEGDQRDTMMSMISMASSESTVAGLMSLSAPPSASSSSSVGDKDRSTPGSAATWSGKSQGGAEQQQQQQPQQQQQQTNHEVHAPAKVSLSEYRAKNADVLAAQKRKLENMEASVKRDYANAAQALIGQQQRKEKQQQHHHQQSSSSSSDMSNPSPIILKIPLEKERHDRSSLKMRFPLAGGGGGGSSGHSGSARGQDQDIKVRIRVPEKQRGSSGEEGKSRDKHRERSNHHHHHHHHHHHSSSSGTSMSSSHKHSSSSSGALGSSKKVPSDSSRTSSSSSSASRKRTHSQDPSAGSHQASKVSKSSRNPYQLPSLSSSSGQTLGTHGPDILPALGLPHHQGSFSHSKSDKTDTNGHSATGGAQSNEYQDTFEMLNSLLSAQGVQPSQPSMFDYRSQYGDYRYSGGSRGSNSRPPPLPSDPPPPLPPLPK; this is encoded by the exons ATGGCGGCTTCGTTTCGTTCTCTCCCTGCAAGCTGTAATAACAAATGGTACTACACCCGGCAACAGATCGACAACAGCCCATCTCGGCGAGCTGGACTTGATCCCGACAAGGAACTGTCCTACAGGCAACAGGCGGCCAACCTGCTCCAGGACATGGGACAACGACTCAACGT GTCCCAGCTCACAATAAACACAGCCATTGTCTACATGCATCGATTCTACATGGTCCAGTCATTCACCAGATTTCACAGaaat GTCATTTCTCCTGCCGCTCTCTTCCTCGCTGCGAAGGTTGAGGAGCAACCCCGAAAGCTGGAACATGTTATCAAGGTGGCTCATGCTTGCCTCAATCCTCAGGAGCCTTCACCAGATGTACGCAGTGAT GCTTACCTGCAACAAGCCCAAGACCTGGTCATTCTTGAGAGCATAATACTCCAGACCTTGG CTTTTGAAATCACCATCGACCATCCACACACTCATGTCGTCAAGTGCACTCAGCTTGTCAGAG CGAGTAAGGATCTGGCTCAGACATCATACTTCATGGCAACCAACAG TCTGCACCTGACCACGTTCTGCCTGCAGTACAGTCCTCCCGTCGTGGCCTGTGTGTGCATCCACCTCGCCTGCAAGTGGTCCAACTGGGAGATCCCCGTGTCTACAGATGGCAAACACTGGTGGGAATATGTTGATCCCACGGTTACCCTTGAGCTGCTGGACG AGCTCACACATGAGTTCCTGCAGATTCTGGAGAAAACACCCAGTCGGTTGAAACGGATTCGCAACTGGAAG GCTGGAGGTCAGACACCAAAAGTCAAGCCAAAGGTCCAGGAGGAGGGCGACCAGAGGGACACCATGATGAGCATGATCTCCATGGCCTCATCGGAGAGCACTGTGGCAGGCCTGATGAGCCTCTCAGCTCCACCTTCcgcctcttcttcctcatctgtGGGCGACAAGGACAGAAGTACGCCTGGCAGTGCTGCGACTTGGAGTGGTAAAAGTCAGGGTGGAGctgagcaacagcagcagcaacaaccgcagcagcagcagcagcagaccaATCATGAGGTCCACGCCCCGGCTAAGGTGTCACTGAGTGAGTATCGTGCCAAGAACGCAGACGTCTTGGCCGCCCAGAAGCGGAAGCTGGAGAACATGGAAGCCAGCGTGAAGAGGGACTACGCCAACGCCGCCCAGGCTCTCATCggtcagcagcagaggaaggagaagcagcagcagcatcatcacCAGCagtccagctcctcctcctctgacatGTCCAACCCGTCACCCATTATTCTGAAAATCCCTCTGGAGAAGGAGAGGCATGACAGGAGCTCTTTGAAAATGCGTTTCCCCCTAGccggcggaggaggaggaggaagcagcgGGCACAGCGGCAGCGCCCGAGGTCAGGACCAGGATATCAAAGTCAGAATACGAGTGCCTGAGAAGCAAAGAGGGAGCTCAGGAGAGGAGGGCAAGAGCAGGGACAAGCACAGGGAACGGTCtaaccaccaccatcaccatcatcaccaccaccaccattcATCCTCTAGCGGCACCTCAATGTCTTCTTCACATAAACACTCATCTAGTTCCAGCGGGGCGTTAGGAAGCAGCAAAAAAGTCCCCAGTGACTCCTCTAGAACGagctcttcatcctcttccGCCTCACGCAAGAGGACACACTCCCAAGATCCCTCAGCAGGATCTCACCAAGCCTCTAAAGTCAGCAAGTCCTCTAGGAATCCCTACCAGCTACCGTCCCTGTCTTCCTCCTCCGGGCAAACACTGGGGACGCACGGTCCCGACATCCTCCCCGCCCTGGGCCTTCCCCACCACCAAGGGAGCTTTTCGCACTCCAAAAGTGACAAGACAGACACTAACGGACACAGCGCGACAGGCGGAGCCCAGTCGAACGAGTACCAGGACACTTTTGAAATGCTAAACTCGCTTCTGAGCGCGCAGGGGGTGCAGCCGTCCCAGCCGTCCATGTTTGACTACAGATCCCAATACGGGGACTACCGGTACAGCGGCGGCTCCAGAGGGAGCAACTCCAGGCCCCCGCCCCTGCCTTCAGACCCGCCTCCCCCACTGCCGCCACTACCCAAATGA
- the kansl2 gene encoding KAT8 regulatory NSL complex subunit 2, which produces MNRIRIHVLPSSRNRVTQTPRPQEPQACSFTQRPCSQPRLDGLEFCIKHILEDKNAPYKQCSYVSSKNGKRCPNAAPKVERKDGVTFCAEHARRNAMALRAQMRKASSGPTPESLLSQLSGYNRGETHSIEGGRSEASRILDEDSLSEEEQGPLVLDQTWRGDPDSEADSVDSDHEDPLKHAGVYTAEEVALITREKLIRLQSLYIDQFKRLQHLLKEKKRRYLHNRKVEHETLGSSLLTGPEGLSMKERENLKKLKALRRYRRRYGVEALLHRQLRERRQAVTEGAPQPHTRTVYEKCISFVEGTRCTNPCLPMTRHCVSHIFQDSNQVLFKMCPGLKDVPCDRTVHMGQSEDPRCPLHLTLPPPMYQPEQEAPPQEQFTPASKDMYLSAAELQPTESLPLEFSDDLDVEGDGMQGPPSPLQFDTALALEDQTIRAIAEAPMDILTGEDPDPVDLDASGQELSERDVDAIMDDQVVSEVVGGEGDATDGSLQDVDAATVDAPR; this is translated from the exons ATGAACAGGATACGCATCCACGTTTTGCCGTCAAGTCGGAACCGGGTGACCCAGACTCCCCGTCCTCAGGAGCCTCAGGCCTGCTCCTTCACCCAGCGACCATGCTCTCAGCCCCGCCTGGACGGCCTGGAGTTCTGCATCAAACACATTCTGGAGGACAAGAACGCCCCGTACAAGCAGTGCAGCTACGTCTCCTCCAAGAACGGCAAACGCTGCCCCAACGCCGCACCAAAGGTGGAGAGGAAAGATGG AGTGACGTTCTGTGCAGAGCATGCTCGCAGGAACGCCATGGCTCTCCGCGCTCAGATGAGAAAAGCATCTTCTGGTCCAACCCCGGAGTCCCTGTTGTCTCAGCTTAGCGGATACAACCGTGGAGAGACGCACAGCATCGAAGGAGGCCGCTCCGAAGCAAGTCGTATTCTAG ATGAGGACAGTCTGAGTGAGGAAGAGCAGGGACCCTTGGTGTTAGATCAGACATGGAGAGGAGACCCTGACAGCGAGGCCGACAGCGTTGACAGTGATCACGAGGATCCTCTGAA ACATGCAGGAGTGTACACAGCAGAAGAGGTGGCGCTCATCACTCGAGAGAAACTCATCAGGCTCCAGTCTCTCTACATCGATCAGTTCAAACGCCTGCAGCACCTGCTCAAGGAGAAAAAGCGCCGATACCTGCACAACCGCAAAGTGGAGCACGAAACTCTAG GCAGCAGTCTGCTGACGGGGCCTGAAGGACTGTccatgaaggagagagagaacctGAAGAAGCTCAAAGCTCTGCGTCGATACCGTCGTCGGTACGGCGTGGAAGCCCTGCTGCATCGgcagctgagagagaggaggcaggcTGTGACAGAAGGAGCTCCTCAG ccGCACACAAGAACGGTGTACGAGAAATGCATCTCCTTTGTGGAAGGAACCCGGTGTACCAATCCCTGCCTGCCCATGACCCGGCACTGTGTCTCAC ACATCTTCCAAGACAGCAATCAGGTGCTTTTCAAAATGTGTCCCGGCTTGAAAGACGTCCCGTGCGACCGCACCGTGCACATGGGTCAGTCTGAGGATCCTCGCTGCCCGCTTCACCTCACCCTGCCTCCCCCCATGTACCAGCCAGAGCAAGAAGCTCCACCGCAGGAGCAGTTCACCCCCGCCAGCAAAGACATGTACCTGAGTGCCGCAGAGCTTCAGCCCACAGAGAGCCTTCCTCTAGAGTTCAGCGAT GACCTGGATGTGGAAGGAGACGGTATGCAGGGTCCTCCGTCCCCCCTGCAGTTTGACACGGCCTTGGCTCTGGAGGACCAGACCATTAGAGCCATCGCCGAGGCCCCGATGGACATCCTGACTGGAGAAGACCCAGACCCGGTGGACCTGGACGCCTCAGGACAGGAGCTTTCTGAAAGGGACGTGGACGCCATCATGGATGACCAG GTGGTGTCGGAGGTTGTCGGAGGTGAAGGGGACGCCACAGACGGTTCGCTCCAAGACGTCGACGCTGCTACTGTTGACGCTCCCAGATGA